The window GAAACATATAACAAAATGGATAAAATTCCattttgctgttcaaaaaaaaaaagaaagaaagaaaaggataaCATGATTTTACATTAGCAAAAACTGCTTTAGTTCATATCGCATACTCCACTTTGAACCCCTTTGGTGAGCCACATTCTTACAGGTACATTTGATTGCCAAAGTCGTAAAACGGAACCCCTGCGATACAACATGACATGATCCCCAACTAGAAAAGTAATTAGTCCACAAAGATTCTTTGTATCAGAAGCACTTATAGTTATTGAATATTATCTGATATACCATATAGCAAAACTACAACTTGCACACTTCATAGGAAATTCAGgaaaaacaaccaaaatactTGAGTATGAAGAAATTAACAAGAGAAAAGTACCTAAACAGAAACTTTTACATTGACCTTTGACCCGAGGGTAGTAAAGTGACTCAAATGAGAAAAGTAATTACTAAAAGATGGTGTTTTATTTGAAATCAAAGAACCCCGAAGAAGGGGTTATTTATGGCACTATTCAACTCGGTCCCGGCTGAATTTAACACTGCTCTGTCAATTTTCTCTCTAGCCAGAAACAAGAATTCGCCCTCTTCTACCTTTTCGAATCCACATAGCTCAAGAAACTTTATGCCACCTTCCAATTTCCCAACTCTATCCTGTTAGATCAACCAATAAAATAGTGAGTTACATACTTCCAATAGATGTgcatataaaatgtaaaaaaatcaaaagctcTTCTTAATTTTCATAATCAATTTGCTACCTCACATTGAGTgtcaagtttaaaaaataaatgatttatataccAAACAAATCTtcctaaaaataactttatgaCATGTCAATTTCACTCATTCTCTTTCATCATCTCCTCTCTTGATTTTTCCATGTGTCACCATCATGTTAGTCATAGGATATTTAGTAGGATATATCACTACTCAAAGCTATCATTCATTATGTTTAATATGGTGTCGAACAAATGAAGACGCGAAATAAATTGTCACCTTTACAACAAAGAGTtgcattttattaattttttttggtaaaaagttgcattttatttttgaactgAAGCAATAGCAATTAAATCCTTTCTCGTTTCTAGTAGTAGCATTGAATCCCTTTCTAGTCTCTAATAGTATATACTTAAGAAGTTAAGGTATTGACCAACATAATAAGCTTTCACCACACGGCGTACTTCAGGCATATATGGGGCGAGACTCAAGAGAACTAGAAAATAAGGGTATTGAAAAAGATAACCTGTAGTCCCCATTAagcttttgatatatttatgcCTTTCAAATACCAATAGGGTATGTTTATAAGCCATCTTTTGAAAGACCTTTTTTGCCAGTGAACAAcaaattatttttgtatttgtcaTTGAACATTAGTGCAGCTTCCATACTGGATATTAGTGTTTTAACAGGAAAAAAGATACCCTACGAAGAAACCACTGTTCTCTCAGTTGTTCAACACATAAGATAAGCACAAAAAATGAAACTTAAGGACACACAAGTTAAATGAGCGTATAATTTATGTGCAGGGATAAGTACTTCagaatgtaataaactatacACAAATGTctatgttgtgtaatgaactactaagatgtttattgtatgtaataaactttcaaatcttgattattggatgtacccgggtatatgtggcaactaTATAAGCtgccacttgtaagtttttgataggtcgggtacatccaataaccgAGATTTGAAAgataattacatacaataaagattttagtagttcattacacaacataaacatttatgtatagttcattacattcccATGTACTTATCCCTTTATGTGCATAACTTGACGTGCCAAACATATGACAATATCTTATATTACAAACAATATTTATGCATGTAAAAATATCAAGTACCGAAAACATATCCTTGGCAATGTTTATTGTCGAATACGTAATAACTTAACTATCCAccaaaaaatacatacatttcAAAGATGGGTGGCAGATTGGCCTTTTAGTCTCATTAGTGGCAGATAAAAGGTCTTTCAAATGATCAGTGCCAATGTATGCCATATGAAGCAATATTCATCGAAAACATTTAAGGGGttgataaacaaaaaacatagaTTTAAAAACTGAGATGTAACAAGTCTGACCTGAAAGGCAGCATTACTAAGTCTGATCTTCCGGAATTTCTCCTCCTCTGGCTTAGTTGCAGCATTTTTGACATATGTCAGAAGGGTATTGAATGCTGTTTTCACTTTTGCCTCGTCATCCTACTCGAAACCAAGCATGGAGTCAAATAAAAACTTACCATAAACTCAACTGCTGCTACTCTAATAAGGTAGTATAGGCTTCTTTGTTTTCCATTCATATCTAACACCaactattaataaaaaatggtaGGTGGGTAGGAACCACTTAGCCCCATGTACCATATTGGTACCATGCCGCACTACCGCATATTGGCATCCCCGGTGAGACCCCAGGAACTAGGTGGGCACAAATTCTGGCTTCGCCAGGATTCGAACCCGCGCTTATCGAGCTGCCTAGAACCCTTGACAGGGGGCGGTACCATTGGGCTAACACAAGAGTTCTGAAAAGTaatgacccattacccaatccAACCATTTTGCACCTCTAATTTTCACAGAACATATTAATCAGCAAAATTACTAATCATAATGTCTTACAAAAACCATGTGGCCTTTCATCATAATAAAATCAGTATAAAGACCATGCGGCCTTTTGACCTTTTGACATGCTTGCATCTTTGAACTAGAAAAGAAAGTACAAATCCCCATATCTAAACTAATAATTATTTACCTTATTGCTTTGCTTAAGAGATCGTAAACACTCTCTCATTTGCTCTGCTTTTGTAGCAGGCCTGACGGGCAATGAGCTCTGTAACAAAGACCATAAAGATTCTTCATTAACACGTTTTCTACTTTACATACATTCCTACCAAACAACCTACTCAAATTATGGAATACATGTAGGACCGGATCATCGAGAAATGTGCGAATTCATAACAGCACTTTTAGGTTGGGATAAAAAACAAGGTAATACTATATCTCTAAAGatggtaaaaatttaaaaagaacaatATAATGGCTGAAAATTTTGAGCCATTTGCATATAAATGGGTAAATTTGGGCTATGTTTTTCACTAACTGAATAAACGGGTTACTTAAAAGGAGTTAACTAAACAGGAAACTGGACAATTAGGTTGAGTAGGTCATCCGAAATCTATCCAGATGCATAAAAGACTTGAATACTTTACAGTTCTAAAATCAAATTGGTAATGTGTATCAGACCAGAAAATAGAGAAAGAACAAGATAAATCACGACAATAACTTATTTAGATAATCTGGTACAATGCTCCAGTAGCCCTAATCTGGTATGATGCTCCAGCATCCCTAATTTCctaagaacaataataataatcttcccCTCAAACTGATGGCACGGCAgccttatttaaacataaacatcaCTTAACCTAACTTGGACCCAAAGTAATTACCAAATATAGCTAAATAGTATTGTAACTTGACACTTAACCACCCTAGACTTTCTTTCTGCTCTAGGTACGTATCAATTGGGcacatcaaaaatcaaaggaaATGGATAGTGAAGCGTTAGTAAGCCGGTCCGATCGTATAACTCACTCATTTCGACACCTCAATATTTTATAGATATGCAATACCTTCTTTTCCTCCACCACGGGAGCAGCAGGTTTGGGAGCAGTGGGATCTACTGCAGGTAAACCAAGCTTTCTCCTCCTTTCAGCCTATAAAACATACATTCTattacttttaaacaaaaaaacatcaTAAAACTTTAGACCAATAACAGTATTTTCCATTGTAACTTGTAAGTTAAATTCATGATATAAACTTTATGTGACAATAAGTGTTGGCTAATAAAAACATCATcaacattatcattattatcattagaCTACGCATTATGCATGCTGAATAAAAATTCTCAAGACCTTGTCTTCTTCCAATTTCTGACGAATTTTTTCTCTAGCTCTTTTCTCCTCCTCTTTCTCTGCTTTGCGCAACGCTATAATACTTCAAAATACAGAAAAGTGTCCTGTTAGAAAAACATACAAACTTACTTATGGAAAAGATGAAAATAGTGAGTTACCGTTTCCTCTCATTTTCTTCCTCTATACGCtttgcttccagtagttccctaCCGATTCGAATCCGCTCCTAACAAAGTTCTTCATGTTAAACGAGTTATAAATGTGACATAATTTCTTTAGTTTGTATTGACCTTCAATACGtacatgatttttttattaaaaaaaataaaaaattaatatatctgTCTACATAATTCACTACATTATAACCCAATTAAATTCATGCAGGTCCCTATATGACTGACAGACATTTGAATGCCAATGTAAGTATGCGATTGAATATATAATAAGCATAGGGTTGAATTTTAGCTACATCAATCGAACAAATTACATGAGATGAAAATACTTTGTTGCATGTCATAAACCACATCTATGTTAAGAACAACtagaaatattaaatttattatgtCCATAGAAAAAATTGATTAccttctctctttctctttccattctcttttcttcctcttctttctttttgcgAGCTCGTTCCCTTAAGGATAAAAGGGTAAATTGTATAAATAAAGAGAAGTTGCACAGTActttaaatgatatataaagCAGGTTAACAAATCATACTTTAGCTCTTGTGCTTTTGCTTTTCTTTCTTCAGGAGTAAGAGAAGGCTTGGGAGGCCCTGATTTACTCTTAGGCACCTAGCAGATAATAACATGAAACAAAATAACGATATCGATCTTGTTTATGAACAACAATGATATAACAAAAGTAATCTTCTGAAAGTTAATTTTGCaaataacaaattaaagaaTTCGATATATGAATCATCACATGACTGTGTGCCTATCGACATAGTCAACAAAATGACGCTCATTAGACAAGACATGAGTTCTGTTTCATATATTGTCTAGATATAACATAGTAATGTGAATGCTGCTTTTAGACATTCACCAAAATCCACATGCCCTTTAATAAAGTCACAGCGCACAAGCATTACGTGAGAGAGGCATGAGAGCACCACCAAGAACTTCATGCGGAAATTATTAGGAAGTTCTTAAAATACACATATTTGCTAGTAAAACTTCTTAGACACTAACGTTAGTGAGGTATTGAGGTCTGAGAGCTAGAGAGTGAGAATACCAAAGGTAACTGATCTATGTCTGCATCCTCCTCATGTTCAACAATCCAATTTGCAGCGGCCTCAAGACTCGAGTTGCCTGAAAACAAATGACAGAATTAAGTCAAtaccaaaaaaatgtaaataaagaAATCACTAATCTAAAaaaagagggtgtttgggatatGCCCATTTAAACAGCTTATTTGCTTCATGCATATCATTAAAGCATATCAACACTTTTCAGTGTTTGGATAGAAAAAACTACTTATGCTTGTCTGCTTAAGTGAAGTTGAACTAATCCATTTACAATTGTGTTTAAGATTAATTCTTTCAAACTAGTATTCTAGATGGATTCAGATTACAAGTTTACCTTACAATAAGCTAATTATCTGCTTCTGCTTAAAagcataaatataaattttttatataagaaatCACAAACAACCCCTAAGCTGAATGTAATCATGGTACTTATATAGATGAACCAAAggacaacaaaaaaaagaatCTGTTTTTATTAGCAACATCAAAAGACAGCATCATCCTACTCACCCGAGAAATGAAGTGCCCGGGTGGCCCTTTCCTTTGAGAAACCCATCGACTCAAGCTCCTCAAGTAGTTTTGAATCCACATCAGGAACAACCATTTCTAAAAGAAACACATGAAAAATACAGACATCAGAATACACACAGATAATAGCAAAAATACTAGAAACGAAAGCAACAAACACCAGTTCATCCAATATAACAAAACATCAAGATGATTTGAACACAACGCAAAATGTTTCAACTTAGCAATATCACCCTCTCACACAAAAGCCAACTGTATTAAGATAATAGATATGAAGATAAAACTATCAATTTCAAATTGTTGGTTGTGTAAAAATCagaactttttatatatatcagattACAACAACAAAATCTATGAAATTTTCAATCAACTACTTCTTAgttctaaaaaaaatgatttaattgACTAAAAACCCTCTGGTTCACTAGTACTTGCATCAGTCATATTGATGCCATCGCCGCTAGTCATCAAATATGAGAAATATCACTTTTTTCTAAAAGGGGGGTGATTGGAACAACACAATTTGATTTGTAAAtaacaaaagatcaaaacttgactACTTTACCCACTCACTAAAAAGCCAAACGTATGGTTCGTCAGAAAAATCATCCAATTCAACTCGTCTTGTAGTGTACAAAACGAAACCATGTTCAAAGACTAACACATATCACTAACATGGATGCAAAAAAATCTTTCACGAGTGTGTTTGGTAACAATCTATCCAGGGGCTATTTAAAGCTCAAAACTTTTGGTTTCTATAAAGATCTAAACAATAATGTAAACCCAAAGTGACCCAAAAACTATCAAGTTAATCACTATTACTAACAATGATGCAAAATAGACGATATCTATACAAtcatatacagtatatatatcgCCAGCTACAtctaataaagataaaaattgaGCAAAATACCCTCGGGTTCACAGCTGGTACTAGCATCAACCATATCCACATCATTATTACTCTTAGCAACTTCTAACGCAATCGGTTTCACCGTTTCCAACGTCTTATCGGAAAATTCAGTATGTCCAGTCCTCTTAGTATGCAGATCACTCTCCTGTATCAAGATTTTCACATGTAACTCAAGATTAAAACTTTCATAATTGAAACATATAGAtacagaattatatatatatatatatatacatatacgtacAGTTTTGGAGCGGCAGGGTTTGCCGCAAGTGGAGCAAACAAGATTTAGCACGGGTTCAGTAGATTCAGAGAAATCAGCGTGTTTGGTGAGTTCAGCGTGTTCTTGTGCTTCTTCGACTGATTTTAATAAAGCTCCGCAATCTCCGCACTTTAATGATACTCCGGCCATTTTTCACGGTGATCGTTTAGAATTTGGGGGTTATTTGGTTGTGGAAGGGAAGGATGTTGAAGTTAGGGggggtttgtatttatattcGTACGATTGTAATTGACCCGACCCGGTTTTGATGAGTTtggtgtttgtttgttgtaCAAGATAAGTATTCTTAAATCCTAATGGAGCTACATCAACTTACATATGATTTAGGTTATGGGTTCAAATCTTACTATTAATACGTCTTTGAGGGTTTTATGTAAAATCATTAACGCATGTCCACTCACTATAACGTAGTTTACCCTTACTCACTCTTATATGATGAGTTGAAAATAATTCGAAACACGTTGTAACAAAAATCATTCTTTAGAATAAATTATGATTATAAAAGATTCAGAAATTCCTAGGCCAATTTTACAATCTGAAAATATGCTAGCTAGACTAAATAGAGATTGAATCATGATACTCCTAAAACTTTGTACAAAGAAGAAGTAACAATATATTCCCTAAGGCACTCGAAAGGCAAGATAAACAACGGATAGAAACCCTTCCTAATGACCCATGGAGTTTAGCAACTACCCCATTTGTGAAAATGACTTCTGACCTGCAACCATTATGAGtgttatttttcacaaaaacaTCTCCATGATTACAACTTTAGTCAAAAGAACAAGCTAAAAAAGCTTCCGCATCACAAAGTGTCTCGTCTAAAAGTATGAAATAGCAACCATCAAAAAGCAAGACAAAAGAATAAATTGTTGATGATAGCATGATGATAGCCTTCTCAAAAGCCGCAAAATTTCTACTCAATAAAGAGGAGAATCATATCATCCTTCATGTATAACCTATGCTAGAAAACCTAAAAACCGCCTTAAAAAGTGGCTCAATCAATCTCCTAAAAATAGATGATGAATCAGATTCCTACTCTGATGAGTACTCCTATGAGTCCACTCCCAACCCAATGAAGTAATCACAAAGTATAACATAGTAGAAAAATCCCTCAAAAAGTTATAGACGTTTCACACCATTACTATAGAACTCATGAAAAGTCTCTAGATGTCCTTAATTTTACCCAGACCATCATATTTAATACGCCCGCATCAAAACAATTAATACTTTACTAATAGAAAGTTTCAGCTTTTTATATTATCTCACTAAAGCTTTTGACATTGCCTTTGCCATTAACTCCTAAAACTAGTAACCTACCTAGTTCAATACGAGTGAGGAGCATACTCCAATAGTTAACTCAACACTCTCTGTTttttccaacgttatcttccaAAACACGAATGGATATATTTCTTGAGAAGACCCCCTAAAAAACGTTGTTTGATCACTCTATACATACCCATCACAAAAATACCCACATATGTTGTATGGGAGACTTTATCCAAGCTTAATATGATATGAGCCCTCTagacatttaaaaatataattaaaaaaaaaaaaaaaaaaaaacatgaaagttGGATACAAACCCGTATGGAGCTAGCAAATGTAAATAATTCAGATGTCGCAAAAACGCACCTACAAATTCTACATAAAACGAAAGACATACAAGATCACACGAAAGGGTGTGAAAGAGCatgattatattaattatcccaataagcttattttttttttctaaagtgCATGAGTTCAAAGTTCCAACATATGACGATACAGTCAATGGTGATGATTGATGCTTTGATCAATGGTGATAATCTACTACCGTAATCTAGTCCCAAGATCCTTAATCCAAGGAAGAAGTTTAATATGTGTCGTGGTTTGTTTAATATTGTACTAATAAGTATGATAAGTGTATGTTAAGTGTGCTTAAATATAAATAAGGTCTTAATCACCCGTAAAGATTAAAACATTTATTAGAACTTTTCCATCTAGATTTTTATATGTAGATATTTTCATATGTATGATGTCATATAGCACATTCATTTTCTTATAAAAGATAGCTTCCCCCTCAAGGCTTGAATTGTAAACCATCCAAGATATGAAAGAAAACTTTCTAATACTTATTTCTTTAGTGTCTCTCTAGaattatattatagttttgGTTCCTTTGAGTTATTTGGAGTTCATAAGAACTTCTACTTGCATTTTTAAATTCTTTATGAGCTTAAAGTTTTTTCCTGGTCTTATATAgtatatacatgttttttttttttaaaaaaatgatatagaCCTTACCTACTTACACTAgtgtttgattttcaaaaagaatatacttgtAAGCAAATCGTATGATATATATAAGGGCTTCAGAAAGAAGGGAATATGAGACACGAAATGAATGAAGGcaaaaatgagttttatttCCGTTTTTTAAAAGAGGATGATGACGGTGATAGACTGATAGCTAGTAAAAGAGTGAAAAGTATATCTGATATGcaaatgagtaaaaaaaaaaaaaccttaattatTAGTATTTAGTGTACAATAGTTACAACTTGACCAATTAATGTTTCAATCCATCAAGCAACTATAACTTGGATCTAGGTTGGATCCCAAAGTTGTGTTAGTACATTTAACCTTATTAATTGtttcatcaaacatatcataGACCAATTGTCTTTTCACGTATAACTTCagttatataaaaacaaaataaaagtaaagtatGTGTTGAACTTAAAGCTTTGAGGATAGGTTTAGGTGAGCTAATTTTGAAAGGAAGCTTTGAACATGTGTAGTTAAATGAAAAGTATTTAAAGAATTGAGAATTGAAGAACATAAAGTAAGTACGCCCAATGCCGTCTctatgggttttgggtctcaatactTCGACGGTATatgggtggggggggggggggttaagatgtagacaaccttacccctaccacgacGGTGTAGAGAAGCTGCTTCCACGACggtgttaaccacttgatccaaccttGCTACTTTGAGAATTGAAAGAGCATGTTTTTGGATATTAACTTTGGCTAGTATAAAGAAACTATTTTGCGTCTGAGTTTTATGTTGATTAATTTAACTACAGCAAAAAGATGTCCATAACTAATAATGTCGCATTGTCATTAAGTTAATTATCATTGAAATGTTCACTTCAGAGACCATATTGGGTAATTGTCaaagctcttttttttttcttttgtcacAATTAAAGGGGGGGAgactttcaagtttcaagaAGCCCCTCATCGGGGGCTGCCATTTCTTGGACCTGCTATCAATAACACCAGCATAAATGACCTGCCTTCCTCTTAATTTAAAGTTATCACCAATGCACTGCATTATGAGTATAATGAAGCTATTATATAGTGGTCAAcactaaaaaaagaaagttgGATACTCTATAATCACTGATACATACTGATCTGTTTAGGGTGAGCCCCATTTTTTGAGTATATAAGAACCACATGGGAGTTTAATACAAAATTGAAAGAATCGAAATCGTCAAACAACCCTAGGAGAATCAGGTATGATTCTTACAACTCTGAACTCTCAACCGGCATTATCGTTGTCAAAAGGCCAAGTTTAAGCCGGTAATTGGAGCCTTACATTGTTCTTCCAGCTACATTCATCAGAAACCAATAACAAGACGTCACCACACATAGCATAAGcaatataaactaaaattatgTATGATACAGTGGTTGCCACATGCGGCCAAACGAGCAGGTAGAGACACGGGTCAACACAGGTAATTATAGTGATGGGTCAATAAGATTCGAGTTAGGTTGACCCAACACTGTTTCGAATGGGTCGGGTTTTCCATGCCCAAATCTGGTTCCAAACCAGTTCGGGTTCACAGTCAAAACCGATCCGAGTCAACACTCCCCGAACCGGTTCAGGTCCGAAACCGACTTTTGCCCATGACTAGGTCAATAAGATTCGGGCAAGGTGTAAATTATGATTTCAAAAAGGTTATTTTTCGTAGCGTTAAACCCATAGCACCCATTCATCAGCGgatcttttttttaatccaagttGAACCATCAGATATATAACATTACCCAAaatgacccatttataagtaaatgttGTGAAACTTTTGACTAATAACATGTAGCATTTACCTTTCAAAGTAATAGTAGAAGAAATCAGCATACAGCAATGTCTGGACTAACCCTGCTATCCAAGCTACAAACACCAGGAAAGAATTAGAGAAGTCCTTAAAGCTCGTGAGTTAGACATGAATAAAAAACTAtcatatacataatataattatttgcaGCAAAGATATAAGATATAAGTATATGGTGTGATTtcgagagagaaagagagggagAGACATACTGATCCAATGGACAAAATGAGGTTCAGTGAAGTAACGGTAGATCCAATTCAATATGTATAAAGCCCGGTATGCTCTGCAGGAAGCCAAAAACATTTAGTTTCTATTCAATATTAAATGCTTACATATTTCACATGTACTGGAAATTCGTAATCGAGTTTAAAATGCAATTTCAAATGAAGTAGTAATGTCTAATGTATCCAAATATCTAAGCAGCCTAAGATGTAGGGTTCTGGCTATTTCTAAAGACATATACAGAGCATTCGTCGATCATTAAACAGATGAAAAAAAAGGGAATCCAGCAAGTATTGCAAAAGTCTATTACCCAAGTAGAAAAACGTATTGACCAGTCAAGTTGTcaatatttcttgttctttGCAGCAAGACTAGCTGAGGAAGTATTGCGACTGCTTCCAAATATAAGGAGAATGTCCACATAACCTGTTCATATCACATTACTGGATTATACATGATATACTAGAGCAGGCAATTATCACATATATACTGAATTAATGaagtttttttaatctatataatcaaatttggctattatttgaaaatttaacaaaataagtataaaaataccCATTTTTGAATGTCATTCAACACATGCCACCTTGAATTAATGCGAAAGACTTATTTCATTGGCATAATCTTGAGTCCTTAGGTCAGGATCTACACCTCAAGATTTTTCCAGTAAATgacgaaaatatatatatttggtcgATAGTTAATACAAATCCTTTAATTAAGGATTTCTTGTGCCAGGTAGACGGTATCTGAGCTTGACTGAAATAACTAGTATCAAGAAGCAAGTTATTTATACCTCTTTGAAAGTTAGCTTCTCGTGAACAAGCAAGGCCAAAAGTAAACAAGGTAGCGTGAGAATATAATGACGAAAGGTGTCTTGTTCTTTGTCATAGGATCTACGCACAACCCTGTGGCGCCTTATGTACCATACAATAGAGAAAGAGCTCCCAAGGAAGATCAATTTCATGACAGTATTGTATAGTGAGATAAAATCAGTAAATATATCCAAGTAACGAGTAGCAAAGACCAATGCATAGAGCTCCTGAGTTTTCAATGATACCCCTGTACGtaacacaaaaagtaaaagatCAAACAAAGTAATATGATTTTATGGTCTCTACAGTGTATATAGTAAGTTATCCAAGTTTAGATACAACTTTACAGaatgattatataaaatatgggTAACACTAAACATGTTTGCTTACAATGCCTAACCTCATTAGCATTTAACTAAGAATTTCAAACGGTAAGCATTTCAAAAGGCACATAATGAAAGACGTATTAAAATACTGTCACGAGTTCAAGGAAAAGTTCACTTCCTATCCAGATTCATCTATTATTCTATTCTTGAAtcaattaaaagtcatccaaaCCTATGTAgtcaatttcggtggtataccagtgGTATACCGGTGGTATTTCAGTATTCGGTCCTCCACTGGTATACCAGTAAAGATTTTTGTCTAAAATTTTGGTACCGAGATTTTCGGTGAAATTTACCGAAATCTCACCGAAatcggtcaaatttcggtccaaatttcggtggtattttggtggtataccagtttttcagatttttttttattttttattaaattatttttgtctAAACTGACAAACAACATAAGAAACACTAAATTTTTCAAGCATTAACACTAATCTATCAAaaattgacacttttaagcttgactttgatatttagattgagtattaacttaatataattgctatttgtgtgtataattgcaatctttttggtatatatataatattttttataatattatgattaccgaaataccaccaAAATACCACTGAAATAATCGATATTTCAAATACCAGTccttgaccgaaacaccgaaattttgGTCCTTAACTACTTAGATCCAAACAAGTTCCTACCTTCACATTAGAGTGCTTGATAGCAGAGATTAAGTCGCTGGTAACCTTGTGATCCCGTATGTACACATTCCATAACTAACCTTTTTACAAGAATTACTAGTTACGGATTATGGTAACATCTAAAAGGGTGGCGTGACGAAAAGAAGTTGCAGAAAACAATGGAGCTAAATATCAAAAACAACAGAAAGAAGATGAGCCAAATTACCAATGTCTCCTTTTGTTTCCATGCAGTGTGTCCTCAAATAATTAATGGGAACCATTAATTGAGATACCAGCTAACTAAACAAAAAATCCATCTTGTGCAAACATCTAAACACTCTATCCTTCACTCCACTAATAGACTAAAAAATCAAGCAACGCTTTGTGCAGATTAACCCAATGTGAGGTGTAAACGTTAAGAACGCCATTTTACAATGTTGCCATGAGTTGAAGCCAAGGTAGCATTTAcagattttatattatataaacaaaaaagtgaAACCAAATTACCATGT is drawn from Erigeron canadensis isolate Cc75 chromosome 9, C_canadensis_v1, whole genome shotgun sequence and contains these coding sequences:
- the LOC122581020 gene encoding UBX domain-containing protein 1; the encoded protein is MAGVSLKCGDCGALLKSVEEAQEHAELTKHADFSESTEPVLNLVCSTCGKPCRSKTESDLHTKRTGHTEFSDKTLETVKPIALEVAKSNNDVDMVDASTSCEPEEMVVPDVDSKLLEELESMGFSKERATRALHFSGNSSLEAAANWIVEHEEDADIDQLPLVPKSKSGPPKPSLTPEERKAKAQELKERARKKKEEEEKRMEREREKERIRIGRELLEAKRIEEENERKRIIALRKAEKEEEKRAREKIRQKLEEDKAERRRKLGLPAVDPTAPKPAAPVVEEKKSSLPVRPATKAEQMRECLRSLKQSNKDDEAKVKTAFNTLLTYVKNAATKPEEEKFRKIRLSNAAFQDRVGKLEGGIKFLELCGFEKVEEGEFLFLAREKIDRAVLNSAGTELNSAINNPFFGVL
- the LOC122582607 gene encoding ER lumen protein-retaining receptor-like; this translates as MNIFRLAGDMTHLASVLVLLLKIHTIKSCAGVSLKTQELYALVFATRYLDIFTDFISLYNTVMKLIFLGSSFSIVWYIRRHRVVRRSYDKEQDTFRHYILTLPCLLLALLVHEKLTFKEVMWTFSLYLEAVAILPQLVLLQRTRNIDNLTGQYVFLLGAYRALYILNWIYRYFTEPHFVHWITWIAGLVQTLLYADFFYYYFESWKNNVRLQLPA